One Littorina saxatilis isolate snail1 linkage group LG12, US_GU_Lsax_2.0, whole genome shotgun sequence genomic region harbors:
- the LOC138981033 gene encoding charged multivesicular body protein 7-like isoform X1 — MLSPKLIKSSEWMDDQKASVLFAPFREKSLNPNSWEKKMNFWTSALLECAQSHGDLVMDLKTYRNYFERQGKHPKCLETVLKEMLRTGKLQRMADFERQSSSWMRWGVDTFLRRPVVWGLTQLLATGTSAEDEVFLIPDQVKRKSAEVLAHHHSKVQHEATDNVMEVSAFRAQCLGMLKSEAECDIVLKQLELDRKLLVTRSKDGSMIVKICGQSEARVQPVQELELNIFRIRKVMKCLEQQIETLSEQCDSYTAEAKKLVREQRKTVALHQLRKRRTLQRQIDKKSSCIDTLHDIIHRIEDATSNEMVVKAYESGVSAIRQLTGDVNIDKVDQVLDDLQEVLQEQEDVSEAIAGVSLPGSEVNTDALEKELYDLLAEGPGKGDSVVMEPASVGGGHRSFAERSNSDMDALISGLSGQSLIDLPEVPASPPGMRSSSRSPQKNLEYAS; from the exons ATGCTTTCGCCGAAATTGATCAAGTCATCAGAATGGATGGACGACCAAAAAGCATCTGTTTTGTTTGCTCCATTTCGAGAAAAATCGCTGAATCCGAATTCATGGGAAAAGAAGATGAACTTCTGGACTAGTGCTCTGTTGGAATGTGCACAAAGTCATGGGGATTTGGTTATGGATCTAAAAACGTACAGGAACTATTTCGAAAGGCAAGGGAAGCACCCAAAGTGCCTAGAAACTGTTTTGAAAGAAATGCTCAG GACAGGAAAATTGCAGAGAATGGCAGACTTTGAACGACAAAGCAGCAGCTGGATGCGCTGGGGGGTTGACACCTTCTTGAGGCGCCCTGTGGTCTGGGGACTGACACAACTGCTTGCCACTGGCACCTCTGCAGAGGATGAAGTTTTTCTCATCCCAGACCAAGTTAAG AGAAAGAGTGCAGAAGTGCTGGCACACCACCACAGTAAAGTGCAGCATGAGGCCACAGACAATGTGATGGAGGTGTCAGCGTTCAGGGCACAGTGTCTGGGGATGCTCAAGTCAGAAGCAGAGTGTGATATTGTCCTCAAACAGCTGGAGCTAGACCGCAAACTGCTTGTCACCAGAAGCAAGGATGGCAGTATG ATTGTTAAAATTTGTGGACAGTCAGAGGCAAGGGTTCAACCTGTCCAAGAATTAGAACTCAATATCTTCAG AATACGAAAAGTGATGAAGTGCCTGGAACAGCAGATAGAAACCCTATCTGAACAGTGCGATAG CTATACAGCAGAGGCAAAGAAACTGGTGAGGGAGCAAAGAAAAACTGTG GCTTTGCACCAACTCCGCAAGCGAAGAACACTACAGCGTCAGATAGATAAAAAGTCTTCCTGTATCGACACTCTGCATGACATCATCCACAGAATTGAAGATGCTACGTCCAATGAGATG GTTGTGAAAGCCTATGAGAGTGGTGTCAGTGCAATCCGGCAACTGACTGGAGATGTGAACATTGACAAAGTGGACCAAGTACTGGACGACCTGCAAGAG GTTCTGCAAGAACAAGAAGACGTGAGCGAGGCCATCGCAGGCGTGTCACTGCCTGGGTCAGAGGTCAACACCGACGCGTTGGAGAAGGAACTGTACGACTTGCTGGCAGAGGGTCCAGGTAAGGGAGACAGTGTGGTCATGGAGCCAGCCAGTGTGGGTGGAGGCCACAGGTCTTTTGCGGAACGCAGCAACTCGGATATGGACGCCCTCATCTCTGGTCTTTCCGGACAGAGCTTGATTG ATCTGCCTGAGGTTCCTGCGTCCCCTCCAGGAATGAGAAGCAGTAGCAGATCTCCACAGAAAAACCTTGAATATGCATCATGA
- the LOC138981033 gene encoding charged multivesicular body protein 7-like isoform X2 yields the protein MLSPKLIKSSEWMDDQKASVLFAPFREKSLNPNSWEKKMNFWTSALLECAQSHGDLVMDLKTYRNYFERQGKHPKCLETVLKEMLRTGKLQRMADFERQSSSWMRWGVDTFLRRPVVWGLTQLLATGTSAEDEVFLIPDQVKRKSAEVLAHHHSKVQHEATDNVMEVSAFRAQCLGMLKSEAECDIVLKQLELDRKLLVTRSKDGSMIVKICGQSEARVQPVQELELNIFRIRKVMKCLEQQIETLSEQCDSYTAEAKKLVREQRKTVALHQLRKRRTLQRQIDKKSSCIDTLHDIIHRIEDATSNEMVVKAYESGVSAIRQLTGDVNIDKVDQVLDDLQEVLQEQEDVSEAIAGVSLPGSEVNTDALEKELYDLLAEGPDLPEVPASPPGMRSSSRSPQKNLEYAS from the exons ATGCTTTCGCCGAAATTGATCAAGTCATCAGAATGGATGGACGACCAAAAAGCATCTGTTTTGTTTGCTCCATTTCGAGAAAAATCGCTGAATCCGAATTCATGGGAAAAGAAGATGAACTTCTGGACTAGTGCTCTGTTGGAATGTGCACAAAGTCATGGGGATTTGGTTATGGATCTAAAAACGTACAGGAACTATTTCGAAAGGCAAGGGAAGCACCCAAAGTGCCTAGAAACTGTTTTGAAAGAAATGCTCAG GACAGGAAAATTGCAGAGAATGGCAGACTTTGAACGACAAAGCAGCAGCTGGATGCGCTGGGGGGTTGACACCTTCTTGAGGCGCCCTGTGGTCTGGGGACTGACACAACTGCTTGCCACTGGCACCTCTGCAGAGGATGAAGTTTTTCTCATCCCAGACCAAGTTAAG AGAAAGAGTGCAGAAGTGCTGGCACACCACCACAGTAAAGTGCAGCATGAGGCCACAGACAATGTGATGGAGGTGTCAGCGTTCAGGGCACAGTGTCTGGGGATGCTCAAGTCAGAAGCAGAGTGTGATATTGTCCTCAAACAGCTGGAGCTAGACCGCAAACTGCTTGTCACCAGAAGCAAGGATGGCAGTATG ATTGTTAAAATTTGTGGACAGTCAGAGGCAAGGGTTCAACCTGTCCAAGAATTAGAACTCAATATCTTCAG AATACGAAAAGTGATGAAGTGCCTGGAACAGCAGATAGAAACCCTATCTGAACAGTGCGATAG CTATACAGCAGAGGCAAAGAAACTGGTGAGGGAGCAAAGAAAAACTGTG GCTTTGCACCAACTCCGCAAGCGAAGAACACTACAGCGTCAGATAGATAAAAAGTCTTCCTGTATCGACACTCTGCATGACATCATCCACAGAATTGAAGATGCTACGTCCAATGAGATG GTTGTGAAAGCCTATGAGAGTGGTGTCAGTGCAATCCGGCAACTGACTGGAGATGTGAACATTGACAAAGTGGACCAAGTACTGGACGACCTGCAAGAG GTTCTGCAAGAACAAGAAGACGTGAGCGAGGCCATCGCAGGCGTGTCACTGCCTGGGTCAGAGGTCAACACCGACGCGTTGGAGAAGGAACTGTACGACTTGCTGGCAGAGGGTCCAG ATCTGCCTGAGGTTCCTGCGTCCCCTCCAGGAATGAGAAGCAGTAGCAGATCTCCACAGAAAAACCTTGAATATGCATCATGA